NNNNNNNNNNNNNNNNNNNNNNNNNNNNNNNNNNNNNNNNNNNNNNNNNNNNNNNNNNNNNNNNNNNNNNNNNNNNNNNNNNNNNNNNNNNNNNNNNNNNNNNNNNNNNNNNNNNNNNNNNNNNNNNNNNNNNNNNNNNNNNNNNNNNNNNNNNNNNNNNNNNNNNNNNNNNNNNNNNNNNNNNNNNNNNNNNNNNNNNNNNNNNNNNNNNNNNNNNNNNNNNNNNNNNNNNNNNNNNNNNNNNNNNNNNNNNNNNNNNNNNNNNNNNNNNNNNNNNNNNNNNNNNNNNNNNNNNNNNNNNNNNNNNNNNNNNNNNNNNNNNNNNNNNNNNNNNNNNNNNNNNNNNNNNNNNNNNNNNNNNNNNNNNNNNNNNNNNNNNNNNNNNNNNNNNNNNNNNNNNNNNNNNNNNNNNNNNNNNNNNNNNNNNNNNNNNNNNNNNNNNNNNNNNNNNNNNNNNNNNNNNNNNNNNNNNNNNNNNNNNNNNNNNNNNNNNNNNNNNNNNNNNNNNNNNNNNNNNNNNNNNNNNNNNNNNNNNNNNNNNNNNNNNNNNNNNNNNNNNNNNNNNNNNNNNNNNNNNNNNNNNNNNNNNNNNNNNNNNNNNNNNNNNNNNNNNNNNNNNNNNNNNNNNNNNNNNNNNNNNNNNNNNNNNNNNNNNNNNNNNNNNNNNNNNNNNNNNNNNNNNNNNNNNNNNNNNNNNNNNNNNNNNNNNNNNNNNNNNNNNNNNNNNNNNNNNNNNNNNNNNNNNNNNNNNNNNNNNNNNNNNNNNNNNNNNNNNNNNNNNNNNNNNNNNNNNNNNNNNNNNNNNNNNNNNNNNNNNNNNNNNNNNNNNNNNNNNNNNNNNNNNNNNNNNNNNNNNNNNNNNNNNNNNNNNNNNNNNNNNNNNNNNNNNNNNNNNNNNNNNNNNNNNNNNNNNNNNNNNNNNNNNNNNNNNNNNNNNNNNNNNNNNNNNNNNNNNNNNNNNNNNNNNNNNNNNNNNNNNNNNNNNNNNNNNNNNNNNNNNNNNNNNNNNNNNNNNNNNNNNNNNNNNNNNNNNNNNNNNNNNNNNNNNNNNNNNNNNNNNNNNNNNNNNNNNNNNNNNNNNNNNNNNNNNNNNNNNNNNNNNNNNNNNNNNNNNNNNNNNNNNNNNNNNNNNNNNNNNNNNNNNNNNNNNNNNNNNNNNNNNNNNNNNNNNNNNNNNNNNNNNNNNNNNNNNNNNNNNNNNNNNNNNNNNNNNNNNNNNNNNNNNNNNNNNNNNNNNNNNNNNNNNNNNNNNNNNNNNNNNNNNNNNNNNNNNNNNNNNNNNNNNNNNNNNNNNNNNNNNNNNNNNNNNNNNNNNNNNNNNNNNNNNNNNNNNNNNNNNNNNNNNNNNNNNNNNNNNNNNNNNNNNNNNNNNNNNNNNNNNNNNNNNNNNNNNNNNNNNNNNNNNNNNNNNNNNNNNNNNNNNNNNNNNNNNNNNNNNNNNNNNNNNNNNNNNNNNNNNNNNNNNNNNNNNNNNNNNNNNNNNNNNNNNNNNNNNNNNNNNNNNNNNNNNNNNNNNNNNNNNNNNNNNNNNNNNNNNNNNNNNNNNNNNNNNNNNNNNNNNNNNNNTCCGCCTCTgtgcccaaggtggttttacatactattagcaaatcgggggatattttcgattttttgtcgATCtccaattctaaaaaaatacatgttatatatacgaaaaaaatgtagtttttaaagttttttttatcgataacttcaaaacgaagtttatccgggcttttttttacattcttacaaagcACTCTAAAACGAACTGTTtggggaaaaaaattttaaaaatagaatcgttctgatttttttatatttttaagtaaatatatatggGGGTGTGGGGCATCGCCCCCACgggttacttttcatgtaatgtcCGATGGAGGCTACAGCCCTCCAACATTTCAGCCCTAGTTGTGCCACTGGtactttcttaacatttttaaaaatttcaaaaattgtaaattgttctttttttccgggattcctGTCGGCAGATACCTACGAGTTAGGTGCCTACTAAAAAATCTGTCTAACTGACAAAACACGTgtttaaacctacagtaccctccctcAGTggtgcaaataggggggggggagtttagccccctcaaaatataatagtataccattcataaaagtatctacctataaattaaaattttaataaaaaatgtttcggggcttgagccccccctaaacatttttcctatttgcgccacaATTAAAAACCACACAATGTTCTAATAAGTTGCTGTgggttaattataaaaaaaaaaaaatactttgatactttaatagcttataagttataacttataattaatgatgaaatcaaaaaaataattgaaatatttatatgtatttgttaACCTGATGATCCACAACTAAATTATAACaatcaaattcattattagaatataatactacacacataatatgaaaaattattcgatTCAGCAGTAATtctatgaattaataaaaatatgatataaatattataaagtacctaataactattaataaaatataataattaatattttgtgtaataccAACATCAAACATGCGTGGgatacagttttttttctaaccttttatataaaatgagttaatacagaatatttatttttaaatacaatggtCTCTCATTTGGTTACAGGTCTCATCCCCGTTCAGTGATTTTccccataaaaaatatactggtttttataattctacatttatatattttaataatacaaaagtttgcataatgttgtttaataataattattaaaaaaagtatatatgtaaaaatgttaatgttttaataataaataatgttgcaaaatgtttttaatagcaataataattataaaaatgatgcgttaatatttttaaattttgttcagttgtaaacattattattgattatttttcagtatttcGATATAACGACGCGACGGTTATCGACAAACTGTTAAAATTTTGGTCATGTGACATGTATACAGTTTCTGGATACGGATCTTATTATctctataggtacaattaaacaGGTTAATGACCTAaatgtcgaaaaaaaaatatatttcataaaaactataagaataattaattatagattaaaaaacaaaGTTAAATAGTTTGTCCATATACAGTATTTCTTTTTTACGGGGAAAATCACTGACTCTGGAAATATGGGACGGGGAAATGTATTACAGGGATCAGTCCATGAATCCTCtcatttatgatataaatacagATTTGACAAAAcctaacatttaataattatggatgaactttgcaaaaaaaaagacgattagattttgtattttaaaatgttaaaatatacttgtgttaaaattagcccatgcaatttaaaatacctattaaaatataataaaacaattaatttctaTTCTTATAATCTATTAAAAGCTATTTCTTTATATCAGTACTAtgatcagtacctatataatgtcgGAATTAttggaccccccccccaaaaaaaaaaaaagtacgccACTGCATACCCATATAGATCGTCTACAAAGGCATTGTTATTGTTATGACAAAGGTCATGGTTTCCCGCCAATGTGTATACCCGTTTACCACCCATTGTATTTTACGGCAGGCGTTTGCGCCTACTGGTGTTGGCGACACTGCGACGCGACATGCCGTCCGCCATAAAGTCGGGGTACCGCCGCCTGCCGGCACCATGTTGGCGCGTTCAAAATCCGACCGTTGGACTGAACGTACTATAGTACTAacgtttattttcatttttcattgttATCTCCGTGGTGTCGGTACGCCGCCGTAGTGACGCAGCCACGACAACTGTCTAGACCGTCGTATTCGTCGCAGAGCCGTAGTCACTGTCTAGTCTGTACTAGTTGTAGGCCTATCGCCTGTGCCCTCCGTACCTGTGTGTGGCGCTTTTCGTTATCGCCAGTCCAGCCGTTATTGCACGCCGTTCGCGCTCGTTGGCCGCCGCTTCACCCCGCAACCCCTCCCGACGCGTTCCTTCAGTACCACCGTCCGCCTGTCCAGCACCGCGCCCGCGCGTTTCACGACACTCATTCGTTCGGCGGTTCCCGCGCTAACCGATACGGTACGTGTTCCGTACAGCCACAGCGATCGAGTATTGGAGTCCGTCTGCCGCCAAATATTTACTCGATCCAACCGATCCGTTAACCGCCGTCGTTTCCGGCAATTGGTTATTGATTTCATTCGTAGTTCGCCTTGATTCCGTGCTCCGGGCCACTACAATGCATAAAGGTATGTTCAAAATCGGTGTCGTCGCATGGTGCGTGGTGTCGTCTCGGTGGACCCgccgcgacgacgacgacgggtGTTCCGTTATCGACGGGCCTCGACGGTTTTCACGCCCGACGTATACGGACTTTTCCGGCTCACGGCGTCCACTGGCGTCGTGGTCGGGCGTTTGCGCGCGAACGTCGATGGGCCTTTCTCATTTTTCTTACGTAACCATTCCAAATGGTGACAAACTCGAAATCGGGCTCGGTCCGAGTTTTCTGACGGCGACCGAACTCGACGACGGTTATTATAGGGGTACTGCTCGGACGGCTTCTTTCGCAACGTTCGGAAAACATACTTATTTAGTTCctatttttcaatgtttgttGATGGGTCTTATAATAACAAAGAATCGGATTTCGCCAATTTGATCATAATCAGGTTTAAATAAACTCTGAACTGAGCGTATCTGTTCGCTTtgaaacataaaacataatatgataaaaatttagtCTGTATTTATTTCCAAATAACTTATCCTTCGTGAGAATACCTGTAAATAAAAGACTGGGTATCCCATAAATATTGTTTGGCTATTATTGGAAATAtcttggtaggtaggtactcaataagtctgcattttacataggtattactatattgttttaattttttattaagaggACAGCTCACTGGCATTCCTTGTCtacgtcttacaaatgtacagtACCTatggcaaattttacgctcaccATAGTACATTTTACTCtgtaatttctaaaatgcaAAGCTAAGGTTATTATCCTGGGCATCTTCGGtggctatattttttttattaagaagcgagttatgaacattttttgtagTGATGGGCGCTACCGACTAGTTTTAACTATCGATTGCCTATCGATAGTTTCAAAAACTACCGagtgatttttcaattgaatagatattattattcatcggttgtttttaaaaattatcgaataaTTCACTCGATAGTTTCNNNNNNNNNNNNNNNNNNNNNNNNNNNNNNNNNNNNNNNNNNNNNNNNNNNNNNNNNNNNNNNNNNNNNNNNNNNNNNNNNNNNNNNNNNNNNNNNNNNNNNNNNNNNNNNNNNNNNNNNNNNNNNNNNNNNNNNNNNNNNNNNNNNNNNNNNNNNNNNNNNNNNNNNNNNNNNNNNNNNNNNNNNNNNNNNNNNNNNNNNNNNNNNNNNNNNNNNNNNNNNNNNNNNNNNNNNNNNNNNNNNNNNNNNNNNNNNNNNNNNNNNNNNNNNNNNNNNNNNNNNNNNNNNNNNNNNNNNNNNNNNNNNNNNNNNNNNNNNNNNNNNNNNNNNNNNNNNNNNNNNNNNNNNNNNNNNNNNNNNNNNNNNNNNNNNNNNNNNNNNNNNNNNNNNNNNNNNNNNNNNNNNNNNNNNNNNNNNNNNNNNNNNNNNNNNNNNNNNNNNNNNNNNNNNNNNNNNNNNNNNNNNNCCAGCCTTGATACTCGATAGTGAATCTCGAATGACAACATTGACAAAATCatggctaaatagtaaataatacataaccttacctaaaaagtaaaaatttcgatagtttgattagttttcaatagttcgatagttttttgatagttcgatagttttataaaacaaccgagtaattagatagtttaaactatcgagTACTTCGATAGTTTTCACTCGGTTGTGCCCATCActaattttttgtacattttaaaattatcattacttacttaaaaataataatataaataaaatcctcAGAGATGTCCTagtaatattcttacctttaaattgtataagaagtAAATTCACTCTGCAAATTACAGAGTAAAGTTTATTATTGTGAATGCAAAATTTGCCTTGTTGTACGTATGTAAGACTTTGACAACAAATGCCTGTGTGGCATCCTCTTAAGTACTAAAAAGttgtttcaattaaataatttagagaaTTTATCCACCTACTTATATtcatgtgtaaaaaaaaacattattaactagtatctatctatattctatTCCAATTTGActtagatatttatttagtgcgaatcaaaattgatttaattaatgtaGTCCAATTTTTTTCAGGAGTGGCTGATAACGAGTATGAAATCGAATCCATTTTATTCGATGATACATATGGGAGCAAAACAATGTATCTCGTAAAATGGAAAAACTACCCCATGGACCAATGCACATGGGAACCATATCGAAATCTGACAAATTGTGCCCAGGCATTAAATGATTACAgatcaaataaaatagttgCAACTGAAATCTACCAGACTACACGTTATAAAGAACTGTATGACTCGCTAAATATTTTTGCAGATCAGGAACTACTTGAATTATTGCACCATGTAATTCAGGATGGAATGCCTTCTATAGATGAAAAATTTGTTAGGGGTACAATTGCGTATTTATCAACTGTATCACCCAGTAGTAGGAGTTTGTCTTTAACTAAACTCATCAgacataatttaatgataattgaaGTTGACAAAAAAAGACAAAAACAACAAGATAGATTAAATAAATGGCAAAATGATATGGCAGCAGTATGTGGTTTCAATATAAGTGTACTAAACAATGTTGACTTCGAAGGTCCgccaaaacgtttttattatgTGGATGAATGTGTGGCAGGCAAAGGCGTTGTTATTCCGAATGACCCTCCAGTTTGGTAtgtaaaatggaaataatattttttgtcacttAAATGCTATAAAgctatttcattttaaatttaggtgTCACTGTGACGTTACCTGCGGAGGAAAAAAACGTAAGAAAACCGAATGTCATTTTGGCGATTTTCAAATGgcgtataataaatttaagcgCATCATAGTTCCTCAAGGCACTCCTATTtatgaatgtaataaaaaatgtacttgtGACGCAACATGTGTAAATAGAGTGGTTCAACATGGTCCAAGCAAAAATTTAAGACTTCAAATATTCCGTACTGACAACAATCGCGGTTGGGGAGTCAAAACATTGTTAAGTATAAAACAGGGTACTTATATTACCAAATATACCGGTGAAGTAATCACCAGATCAGAAGCTGATCAACGGGCCATCACACATGGATCAAAGTCAACATACTTGTTTGATCTTGACTACAATACTGAGAAAAATGATAGTGTTTATTCTATTGATGCTACTACATATGGTAAtgtatcacattttataaatcattcgTGCGATTCTAATCTGGCCATATTTGCTGTATGGATTGATTGCTTGGATACTAATATACCAACGCTGGCATTATTCGCCTCTAGAGATATTAGTGCAGGTGAAGAGATTACATTCAATTATATGACTTCTGTCAACAATGAAAATCGGAgaattaaatgtaaatgtttatcTGATAATTGCCGTGGTTACCTGtgttagtataaataattttatattcatgcCATCTATCacatttagaattttaattgactatttgatactttttttattattatttattctcagATAGCATTCCTCGTTATAAAAGAAGTTtaagttgaaattaattttgtacagTGTTTGGCTAAAAAAAAAGGGTAATTTagatgtatataatgtaaattttactGATTAAAATgaaaagacaaaatattatgtcttaatagtaggtacatcatacattttttttttcattcgtaGCAgacataagtttattttattggcatttaaaatgataagattattattttttttcagtatcaaatatttgtttttgaactgAAATCAATAAGACAgtttctatgattttttttttagtgatgcCTTAGTATCTACTATTGGTGactaattaatattctataaaatatactgtataataaattagactttataatcaaatatttatatgtaggttGACACATTCAGTTAACCGACCACACAAGAACACAATTTGTCaaaagtattaaatgtattgctccttgtatgtataatagttgtttttttttttaattagtcaaATTGTATCtagcacaaaatatttataccaaggtataattatttcttattatattataaaaaaatgaaatattattcatgtacaactctaatattttgttaataatcaaattactactcaaatagtatttattgatcttaaaaattgttaattaccatatttttgttttattaagtctaaatgtcaattattttcagtatttcaataattaatttgttttgaattattcattccactaaaaatgtttatttatttcccaTTTGTATAATTAAGCAACAAATGTTCTTGGTTTCTAATTGTTCAtttgactaaaatatatttattttttgtatagtaagcacaaatttgacttttttaaataaccatAAATCTTGgtgatatttaaattgtgtattacATTAACAAttgtgctatattatatatatccttgtgtacgttttattttgtattttaagtcATAAATTAATCATTGCGCTATAAAATTAGACTTTgcattagttttttatttttaagttttcaattattaaagttattgaccagaaatttcaatgtttcttttgacaaaaaaaaaaaaattgcgaattaatttataataattcaactttttataaattaaagtcaTGTGAAATGTTAATATAAGAGACAGAGTGTAATTTATATTCAGTTgttttaagaattaattatattttcaattttaaaaatatttcaaatattattatgtacattaaacagaaaaattttttacttggtttttatatcacaatatggttgtaactattttattttaatgtatctgAAAGTTGACCACTGTGTACAATAGTTAATACcattttttacatacaaatgAAGTACATTACGTATGCATATTAATGTGATGGGTAcgaaatattagaatttttaactgtcaatcaaaattttttgtattatgtggttaatttaaatataatttaaagacaattttaatattttaagtgtttaagaatggactttatttttaaataactgagttgtataatattatttgtaatgttttttcaaAGACTGCATTTAAATTATGTCATTAAATCATACCTTTTGTttacatattgtaaaattgttttgtttatttactttCATTAAAAGAGTTCaaaagaattacaaaaatatgataatagccATGGATACATTGATGATTTTCACTTAATAAATCTCATTTATATTtatcctttttttaaattaagtgtaGTTAGGTCATtgataattgatttaaaataagtattttacagTAATATGAATATTGCAATAGTAAATAGAGCTTTACaccaattctttttttaaacgtgattaaatattatgttcaattgttcaaaaattttaaagcaaaaaCTTCACTACTGGCTATTGTCGTGCTGAAGTGTATGAACTAATAGGGACCGAAAGGTCAATACCAGATGTCTGTATTAAGTGTAAATCGTATGGATACTTCATTGTCTTCAAAActaaatcatttaaaactttatgaTACCAGTCAACGATGAACAAATTCACTTAAAAACAATTcaccgatttttttattttgtagtctgTAACAACTATCAGGTGActaataatgaacatattatattataacatattatgacgCATATGAGTATGACatgaatttctaataatttattatcgtttatttacctttttaagtattgataacctataaattgaaattagaaaatttacataatatccgTATTGGCGAATGGCGATCgtgtaaacaaataaatgatgttatgattgtttttaaataatcgttTCATTGCTTACATTAATTGTCTATGCGTTCGAAGAATGTttagattaattaattactGAAAGCACTAcacaaaaaaaacgaaaacacgGTACAAAGAATCGatgacataatgataatataatgacattttaatgaCATGTTCTACATTAAGATCGTgttctacatattttaaaattacatacctattacctacaccAATACGTATGATGATGGCGTGGACTTTGGTAATTTATTTGTGACTATAGTCTGCTCTGCGTAGCAATTTGTTGTTCTATGAAATATGTTGATACCATAGACAAGAATTCTATAATTCTACCAATTATTTAGGCATGGCTAACTCGCAGAATATGATGATAAATTCATTGAATTGtcaatttataactaaattataatacttgcatgtattattatacaatcttaAATCTAtgagagtataatattagtatttaagtaTCTACCCTTATGGCTATATTATCAATAGAGAGCATAGGCTATATTATGGAGTAATCATTGGCACGAATTACAAGGGTGCACCCTACATTTATATGCCAGCACCTCGGATCTTGtgattatcttaaataataattaaaaatcttaaacattTGCTACTATTGTGGGCTTATTTATAGACTATCGGAATTATCTATTTATgtggatataattaataagtccgatggtctattaaaaataataaatatgttgaaaaataagTGTTCTGTAATTACATATTTCTAGTATATTTACGATGAAACTTCCAACTACccagtggcgtatatacgaattattttcagtatgggctaatttattagtacctaatcaCTAGTCAAGCATAGCACGACTAACATACCTagccataatttaataattatacattttttagggagCTTATGGTggttataataatgacatataCAGACagagtacaaataaaaattgcgcaattcaattttataattattatctaaaattaattttttggttcttttttataaatattgatagtgtcatttatatattttaatgttatcttactatgaatttaacatcaaagtcAATAAATCGACAAAGCAAGTCCTGACAATCTAAAATTTCCTTGTTGATTCCATAAAAACGGTTTTAATCAACCTGCTAACTTAATCATGGTGAATAACTGTAAACAGTGTAAATATACATGCAATGCTTTAATTGAAACTGTAATTTCACTATGGGCTCTGGCCTAGAGGGCCTcccccctatatacgccactgcaaCTACCTACCTAACAAAACATTCtgttttactaaatatttttaagatccaaatttttta
This portion of the Acyrthosiphon pisum isolate AL4f chromosome A1, pea_aphid_22Mar2018_4r6ur, whole genome shotgun sequence genome encodes:
- the Su(var)3-9 gene encoding suppressor of variegation 3-9 (The RefSeq protein has 3 substitutions compared to this genomic sequence), which codes for MHKGVADNEYEIESILFDDTYGSKTMYLVKWKNYPMDQCTWEPYRNLTNCAQALNDYRSNKIVATEIYQTTRYKELYDSLNIFADQELLELLHHVIQDGMPSIDEKFVRGTIAYLSTVSPSSRSLSLTKLIRHNLMIIEVDKKRQKQQDRLNKWQNDMAAVCGFNISVLNNVDFEGPPKRFYYVDECVAGKGVVIPNDPPVWCHCDVTCGGKKRKKTECHFGDFQMAYNKFKRIIVPQGTPIYECNRKCTCDATCVNRVVQHGPSKNLKLQIFRTDNNRGWGVKTLLSIKQGTYITKYTGEVITRSEADQRAVTHGSKSTYLFDLDYNTEKNDSVYSIDATTYGNVSHFINHSCDSNLAIFAVWIDCLDTNIPTLALFASRDISAGEEITFNYMTSVNNENRRIKCKCLSDNCRGYLC